The Papaver somniferum cultivar HN1 chromosome 3, ASM357369v1, whole genome shotgun sequence genome includes a region encoding these proteins:
- the LOC113360360 gene encoding arogenate dehydratase/prephenate dehydratase 2, chloroplastic-like produces MALLINNQALTMSNSASTSTAASSSGRNSSIRLTNRSSFFSCEAKKVMPRILVIRNTKFSSDSDSYSPMRNRSSKSRASPKSQEDETSPTTSSSDAHNTATTTRKTKKQVVEDLERLFRLPSSPRHRRIDDDESDDDDSFIGGNSHGFSSYGGGYRRRPTIKVVYQGVRGSYCQEAAVKAFSSNISNVDLLSSCSTGMEDAFQALEDRSADRAIIPIENSLDGTIDRNLDLLLRHGQNVEILSELIIPVNHCLLAGNNQLMNIRRIVSHPQALSHCKTKLLEYKSYLSSLGCDLEVIEVENAADAAKFISENGISDTAVIGSRVAAKEFGLQIVEENIQDTSNSGNFNRFLELGRKNISPSTTSSGGIKNKKTTIAFALEKGVSDMHKALSIFERANINVTRVEHRPNRSNPVIVKKDSNRKQPPCCFDYVFILDLEKEEERKLKVVLSELEKISGESVHVLGSNYTCRSIS; encoded by the coding sequence ATGGCGTTGCTTATCAATAATCAAGCTCTAACAATGAGCAATTCAGCTTCTACTAGTACTGCTGCGTCTTCCTCCGGCAGAAACTCATCCATTAGATTAACAAACAGAAGTAGTTTTTTCAGCTGTGAGGCCAAAAAGGTGATGCCGAGGATCCTAGTGATCAGAAATACTAAGTTTTCTTCCGACTCTGACAGTTATAGCCCGATGAGAAACCGAAGCAGTAAGAGTAGAGCTAGTCCTAAATCGCAGGAGGACGAGACGAGTCCGACTACAAGTAGTAGTGACGCCCATAATACTGCAACCACGACCAGAAAGACGAAAAAACAAGTTGTAGAAGATTTAGAGCGTTTATTCAGACTACCGTCATCGCCAAGGCATCGCCGTATTGATGACGACGAAAGCGATGACGATGATTCATTTATCGGGGGTAACAGTCATGGTTTCTCATCGTATGGCGGTGGTTACAGACGGCGTCCAACGATTAAGGTGGTGTATCAGGGTGTGAGAGGTTCGTATTGCCAAGAGGCAGCTGTGAAGGCCTTCTCTAGCAATATCTCGAATGTTGATttattatcatcttgcagtacTGGAATGGAAGATGCATTCCAAGCACTAGAGGATAGATCCGCGGACCGCGCCATCATACCGATCGAGAACTCTTTGGACGGCACTATCGATCGCAACCTTGATTTACTTCTCCGACACGGCCAAAATGTTGAGATCCTTAGCGAATTAATCATCCCAGTGAATCACTGCCTCTTGGCCGGTAATAACCAGTTGATGAATATAAGAAGGATTGTCAGCCATCCACAAGCTTTAAGCCACTGTAAGACTAAGCTGCTTGAATACAAGTCCTACTTAAGTAGTCTTGGTTGTGATCTGGAGGTAATTGAGGTAGAAAATGCGGCAGATGCTGCAAAGTTCATATCAGAGAATGGGATCTCGGATACCGCCGTTATTGGAAGCAGAGTAGCCGCTAAAGAATTTGGTTTGCAGATCGTGGAGGAGAATATCCAAGATACCAGTAACAGCGGAAATTTCAATAGATTCTTGGAATTGGGACGAAAAAATATTAGTCCTAGTACTACTAGCAGTGGTGGTATCAAGAATAAGAAGACTACAATAGCTTTCGCACTTGAGAAGGGTGTGTCCGATATGCACAAGGCTCTATCGATTTTCGAGAGGGCCAATATAAATGTTACAAGGGTGGAGCACCGTCCCAACAGATCAAACCCGGTGATCGTCAAGAAGGACAGCAACCGAAAACAACCACCTTGTTGTTTCGATTATGTGTTCATATTGGACTTGGAGAAGGAGGAGGAAAGGAAGTTGAAGGTCGTGTTGTCCGAGCTCGAGAAAATATCCGGCGAATCTGTACATGTTTTGGGTAGTAACTATACTTGCCGGTCGATTTCTTag